GCGTACCCGTGGCGGTCGAGCGCTCGCGTTCGGGGAACGGCGCCCACGCGTGGTTCTTCTTCGCCTCGCCGGTGCCGGCGGTCGCAGCGCGCAAGTTCGGCTGCTTCCTCATCACCGAGACCATGGCAGGCAGGCATCAGCTCTCGCTGGAGTCCTACGACCGGCTCTTCCCCAATCAAGACACCATGCCCAAGGGCGGCTTCGGCAACCTCATTGCGCTGCCGCTCCAGCGGCCCGCGCGCGACCAAGGCAACTCGGTCTTCGTTGACGGCTCGTTCACCCCCTGGCCCGACCAGTGGGCCTTCTTGGCCAGCATCAGACGGCTAGCCCCGGCCTTCGTGCACACTCTGGCCGAGGAAGCCAGCCGCCGCGGTCTAGTAATCGGCGTCCGTATGGGCGACACGCTTGACGAAGACGGCCGAACACCGTGGGCCCGGCCACCCTCAGGTCGCCCGCATAAGACCGTGATCAGCGAGCCGTTGCCACCGAAGGTGAAGGCGATTCTCTGCCAACGCCTCTTCATCGAGAAGGCAGGCCTTCCATCGCCGCTGCTCAACCAGCTCAAACGGTTGGCCGCCTTCCAGAACCCGGAGTTCTACAAGAAGCAGAACCTGCGACTGGCGACCGCGCTGACACCCCGGGTCATTGCCTGCGCCGAGGAGCTTGCGGAGCACATCGCCCTTCCGCGCGGCTGCCTGGCCGCGGCAGAGCCGCTCTTGCATGAATACGGCGTCACCCTCGATGTTGACGACAAACGGGAAGACGGCATCGCAACCGAGTTCTCGTTTCACGGCAGCCTGACGCCGCTCCAAGAGCAGGCCGTGAGCGCCCTGCTCGCGCACGACACCGGCGTGTTAGTCGCACCGCCGGGCATCGGGAAGACCGTGATCGGCACGTATCTCATCGCGGCTCGCGGCAGAAGCACGCTGATTCTCGTTCACCGCAAGCCGTTGCTCGACCAGTGGATCGGCCAACTCGCGCTCTTCCTCGGCATTGAGCCCAAGGACATCGGTCAGATCGGGGCGGGCAAGTGGAAGCCGAACGGCCGCCTCGATGTCGCGATGGTGCAGAGTCTGGTGCGCAGGGGGGCGGTCGCGGACCTAGTAGCCGGCTACGGCCAAGTCATCCAAGACGAGGCCCACCACGCGCCGGCGGTGAGCTTCGAGCGCGTGCTCGCGGAAGTGAAGGCCCGCTACGTGGTCGGTCTCACGGCCACTCCCCAGCGTCGCGACGGACATGACCCGATCCTCCCCATGCAACTCGGCCCCGTGCGGTTCGCGGTCGACGCAAAGAGTCGGGCCGCTCAGCGTCCGTTCGATCACAAGCTGATCGTGCGCGAGACCGGCTTCGTCGCCACCGATCTCGGCAGCAACGCCGGCATTCAGGAATTCTACGCGGCGCTGGCGGCCGACCAGCGGCGTAACGATCTCATCTTCGATGATGTCGTGCGTGCGCTCGAGGAAAAGCGCTCGCCGGTCCTGCTGACCGAGCGGCGGGATCACCTCGAGCACTTCGCCGAACGGCTACGGAACTTCACGCGTAACCTGGTCGTGCTCCACGGCGGCATGAAGCCCAAGGATCGAAGGAGCGCGCTCGCACAGCTCGCCGCAATTACCGGCGGCGAAGAGCGTCTGCTGATAGCCACAGGCCGGTACATCGGCGAGGGCTTCGATGATGCGCGGCTCGACACCTTGTTTCTGGCGCTGCCGGTGTCGTGGAAGGGCACACTGATTCAGTACACCGGCCGGCTGCACCGCCTGCACCCGGGCAAGACCGAGGTCCGGATCTACGACTATGTCGACCGCGCCGTGCCGATGCTGATGAAGATGTTTCAGAGGCGGTTGCGTGGCTACCGGGCAATCGGCTACGCCCGGGGCGAGGCACCGCTTGGTTTACAGGAGGTCGAGGGCGAGGCGGTCGTGGAGTATGACGAGGCGGCCGTGCGTCATTTCGAGGAGGAGACGTAGGGA
This genomic window from Deltaproteobacteria bacterium contains:
- a CDS encoding DEAD/DEAH box helicase family protein, which codes for MTRREELLAAIANEEARLAALRAETAERTSHLIALHDEIAALAPEPTVIPPPAAALLPAVPTTNPAKLALFRTLFRGREDVFPRRWENARSGKSGYSPACANEWEYGVCEKKAAGRRVTCRECTNQAFTPVSDAEVAKHLRGDQVIGVYPLLPNETCWFLAADFDKKTWRDDIAAFVETCHAHGVPVAVERSRSGNGAHAWFFFASPVPAVAARKFGCFLITETMAGRHQLSLESYDRLFPNQDTMPKGGFGNLIALPLQRPARDQGNSVFVDGSFTPWPDQWAFLASIRRLAPAFVHTLAEEASRRGLVIGVRMGDTLDEDGRTPWARPPSGRPHKTVISEPLPPKVKAILCQRLFIEKAGLPSPLLNQLKRLAAFQNPEFYKKQNLRLATALTPRVIACAEELAEHIALPRGCLAAAEPLLHEYGVTLDVDDKREDGIATEFSFHGSLTPLQEQAVSALLAHDTGVLVAPPGIGKTVIGTYLIAARGRSTLILVHRKPLLDQWIGQLALFLGIEPKDIGQIGAGKWKPNGRLDVAMVQSLVRRGAVADLVAGYGQVIQDEAHHAPAVSFERVLAEVKARYVVGLTATPQRRDGHDPILPMQLGPVRFAVDAKSRAAQRPFDHKLIVRETGFVATDLGSNAGIQEFYAALAADQRRNDLIFDDVVRALEEKRSPVLLTERRDHLEHFAERLRNFTRNLVVLHGGMKPKDRRSALAQLAAITGGEERLLIATGRYIGEGFDDARLDTLFLALPVSWKGTLIQYTGRLHRLHPGKTEVRIYDYVDRAVPMLMKMFQRRLRGYRAIGYARGEAPLGLQEVEGEAVVEYDEAAVRHFEEET